One segment of Stomatobaculum sp. F0698 DNA contains the following:
- a CDS encoding peptidylprolyl isomerase, whose protein sequence is MEPKLHLKPYLKLYLKSGAKIVIELWPEAAPNAVNSLIDVASHGWMDRHAIQRIAPGKWVDLSYNAYGHEECRYLIPDEYRLHPEIDPLTPRPGVICMGGYDEAGLASSEIFFPLKDFPEFRGIYPVLGEVIAGMDEIQRIAELPTREVIYPGTDKKILEPAEPQIIERAELELFGETYPAPVRMEKQDLPPCWR, encoded by the coding sequence ATGGAACCCAAACTTCATTTAAAGCCCTATCTCAAGCTGTATCTTAAGAGCGGCGCAAAGATTGTCATAGAACTTTGGCCGGAAGCGGCCCCGAATGCCGTGAACAGTCTGATTGATGTGGCCTCTCACGGCTGGATGGATCGGCATGCGATTCAGCGTATTGCGCCCGGCAAGTGGGTGGATCTGAGTTACAATGCATACGGACACGAGGAATGCCGCTATCTGATTCCGGACGAATATCGGCTGCACCCCGAAATCGATCCCCTGACCCCGCGCCCCGGCGTCATCTGTATGGGAGGCTACGATGAAGCCGGCCTTGCGAGCTCGGAAATATTCTTTCCGCTGAAAGACTTCCCGGAGTTCCGCGGAATATATCCGGTGCTCGGCGAGGTGATTGCGGGGATGGATGAGATACAGCGCATTGCGGAACTCCCGACCCGCGAAGTGATTTATCCCGGTACCGATAAAAAAATCCTAGAGCCCGCGGAGCCCCAAATCATTGAGCGGGCAGAGCTCGAGCTTTTCGGAGAAACGTATCCCGCGCCTGTGCGGATGGAAAAGCAGGACTTGCCGCCTTGCTGGCGCTGA
- a CDS encoding SemiSWEET family transporter: MSEKALTGLGWFATCVSVMMYVSYIPQIMNNLHGMKGTPIQPLVAAINCTLWVTYALLKKNRDYPVAMANAPGIIFGLIAAITAII, encoded by the coding sequence ATGTCAGAAAAAGCACTGACCGGACTCGGCTGGTTTGCAACCTGTGTATCCGTCATGATGTATGTCTCCTATATTCCGCAGATTATGAACAATCTGCACGGAATGAAGGGAACCCCGATTCAGCCCCTGGTCGCGGCAATTAACTGCACGCTCTGGGTCACCTATGCGCTCCTAAAGAAGAATCGCGATTATCCGGTCGCGATGGCGAATGCGCCGGGTATCATTTTCGGCCTGATCGCGGCGATTACGGCGATTATCTGA
- a CDS encoding response regulator transcription factor, which produces MHILVVEDERALCETIVQSLRRLAYSVDFCFDGNVALELLESERFDLIVLDLNLPGADGMTVLRTLRKYDRETRVLILSARSEVTDKVAGLDAGANDYLAKPFHLAELEARIRSLTLRQFTQHEVLLSCGKLSFDSKTRSVRVADSPIALTKKELGILEYLLLHRGRPVSQEELLDHVWDSNADRFSNSIRVHISTLRKKLRAALGCDPIVNRIGEGYVLTEAAE; this is translated from the coding sequence ATGCATATCTTAGTCGTTGAGGATGAGCGCGCGCTCTGTGAGACCATAGTCCAAAGTCTTCGCCGCCTCGCCTACAGCGTGGATTTTTGTTTTGACGGCAACGTAGCTTTAGAACTGCTGGAAAGCGAGCGTTTCGATCTCATTGTCCTCGACCTAAACTTACCGGGCGCGGACGGCATGACTGTACTCAGAACGCTCCGCAAGTACGACCGCGAGACGCGCGTCCTGATTCTCTCGGCGCGGAGTGAAGTCACGGACAAGGTTGCCGGGCTCGATGCCGGCGCGAACGACTACCTTGCAAAACCCTTTCACCTCGCCGAGCTCGAGGCCAGAATCCGAAGTTTGACCCTGAGACAGTTCACGCAGCATGAGGTTCTGCTCTCCTGCGGAAAACTCTCTTTTGACAGTAAGACGCGAAGCGTGCGTGTCGCCGATTCACCGATTGCACTCACCAAGAAAGAACTCGGTATCCTCGAATATCTCTTACTCCACCGGGGACGTCCGGTCAGTCAGGAGGAATTACTGGACCATGTCTGGGACAGCAATGCGGACCGCTTCAGTAACTCGATTCGCGTCCACATCTCCACTCTCCGCAAAAAACTGCGCGCTGCGCTCGGTTGCGACCCGATCGTAAACCGCATCGGCGAGGGCTACGTGCTCACGGAGGCCGCAGAATGA
- a CDS encoding CD1871A family CXXC motif-containing protein, whose product MLQAVLLLSSVAMICFGAWRGEADTVLSKAIRLCLECVGIG is encoded by the coding sequence ATGTTGCAAGCGGTTTTATTGCTCTCTTCGGTCGCAATGATATGCTTCGGTGCCTGGCGCGGGGAGGCAGATACCGTGCTGAGTAAGGCAATACGACTCTGTCTGGAGTGTGTCGGCATTGGATAG
- a CDS encoding TlpA family protein disulfide reductase: MKKVKLLTGIALALTVGSLVACGGKKTEAAKTSEAGTSAVAQAGGSLNDTASTDLDTLLNLEVDNTEAAMALHQKLMETENDVLIENKALWEKVFLAADKGMAMVEDGSNYGDFLLKTIDNAKDQFSQEELKTLREGAEKIQRIEGKLTILEQKYPECGAKPDNCDVSVPAENGKPVSDSSLGSFPAFEGQDLDGNAVESGELFGGNTVTVVNFWFTSCRPCVEELPALDALNKQLAEKGGAVVGINSFTLDGDAAAIAEAKDVLAKKGASYRNLRFDTNTDAGKFAMGIYSFPTSYVVDQKGNIVGEPIVGAITDKKQAERLNQLIEQALASAEK, encoded by the coding sequence ATGAAAAAAGTAAAACTGTTGACCGGAATCGCGCTTGCACTGACGGTGGGTAGCCTGGTTGCCTGCGGCGGAAAGAAAACAGAGGCGGCTAAAACAAGCGAAGCCGGAACAAGCGCGGTCGCACAGGCAGGCGGAAGCCTGAACGACACAGCGAGCACGGATCTTGACACGCTCTTAAATCTGGAGGTCGATAACACCGAGGCCGCCATGGCGCTGCATCAAAAGCTCATGGAGACGGAGAACGACGTACTGATAGAGAATAAAGCACTCTGGGAAAAGGTGTTCCTCGCGGCGGATAAGGGCATGGCCATGGTAGAGGACGGTAGTAACTACGGGGACTTCCTCTTAAAGACGATTGATAACGCAAAGGATCAATTCAGCCAAGAGGAACTGAAAACCCTGCGCGAGGGCGCGGAGAAGATTCAAAGGATTGAGGGGAAGCTCACGATTTTGGAGCAGAAGTACCCGGAGTGCGGGGCGAAGCCGGATAACTGCGATGTCAGTGTTCCGGCGGAAAACGGCAAGCCTGTCTCGGATAGCTCCCTCGGCAGCTTCCCTGCTTTTGAAGGCCAAGATTTAGACGGCAACGCGGTGGAGAGCGGCGAACTCTTCGGCGGAAACACTGTGACGGTTGTGAACTTTTGGTTTACGAGTTGCCGTCCCTGCGTGGAAGAGCTCCCCGCACTGGATGCGTTGAACAAGCAGCTCGCGGAAAAAGGCGGCGCCGTAGTCGGCATCAACAGTTTTACGCTGGACGGCGACGCGGCAGCGATTGCGGAGGCAAAGGATGTGCTTGCGAAGAAGGGAGCGAGCTACCGAAACCTTCGCTTTGATACGAACACGGATGCGGGAAAGTTCGCGATGGGCATTTACTCCTTCCCGACCAGCTATGTGGTCGATCAAAAGGGCAATATTGTGGGAGAGCCCATTGTCGGCGCAATCACGGATAAAAAGCAGGCGGAGCGCCTCAATCAGCTGATTGAGCAGGCGCTTGCAAGCGCAGAAAAATAA
- a CDS encoding sensor histidine kinase produces MKRLSLQWRITLMTALLIATACISMSLLLGYSGRHYMDRIGTSISAYSETVSGNDAAQNTSDFPDTAMLAPNSDLVIVIDGAQAAFTASNWLITAAVTLLSAALAYFVSGQALRPLREFASRLEKIEPYNLSDQNMKLPADVPTEFRRSREAFNRMLDRLDEGFRAQKQFTGNAAHELRTPLALMQAKLELFSVEHPNADAETADFLCLLGEQTERMAEMSKTLLELSELRSVPCEDRIELGPLMEELCTDLTPLAEKQNIELIYEGNAMLIGSDTLIYRLLFNLSENAIRYNRPNGSVHLSVREEAGCIEIRVADSGTGIPAQYRESIFQPFFRVDKSRSRQYGGAGLGLALVREIVSLHGAEIWVEDSSDRGTTMALRFPKMRNASRECGDKGDTACNRPSSSH; encoded by the coding sequence ATGAAACGTCTCTCTTTGCAGTGGCGCATCACACTGATGACAGCGCTGCTCATTGCCACAGCCTGCATCAGCATGAGCCTCTTACTCGGCTACTCCGGCAGACACTATATGGACCGCATCGGCACTTCGATCTCCGCTTACAGCGAAACGGTTTCGGGAAACGATGCGGCACAAAATACCTCTGATTTCCCGGATACGGCAATGCTCGCACCGAACTCCGATCTGGTCATCGTGATCGACGGTGCACAGGCCGCCTTTACCGCGAGTAATTGGCTCATCACCGCCGCGGTAACGCTCTTAAGTGCGGCGCTCGCCTATTTTGTGAGCGGACAGGCGCTGCGCCCCCTCCGTGAGTTTGCATCGCGGCTCGAAAAAATAGAACCGTACAATCTCTCCGATCAGAACATGAAACTCCCCGCAGATGTCCCGACAGAGTTTCGCCGCTCCCGCGAAGCCTTTAACCGCATGCTGGACCGACTCGACGAGGGTTTTCGCGCCCAGAAACAGTTTACCGGCAATGCCGCCCACGAACTCAGAACACCGCTTGCCCTCATGCAGGCAAAGCTTGAGCTCTTTTCCGTCGAGCACCCGAATGCGGATGCCGAAACCGCGGACTTTCTTTGCCTGCTCGGAGAGCAAACCGAGCGCATGGCGGAAATGAGTAAGACTCTCCTGGAACTGAGCGAGCTTCGCTCCGTTCCCTGTGAGGACAGGATAGAACTGGGACCCCTGATGGAAGAACTTTGCACCGATCTCACGCCGCTCGCGGAAAAACAGAACATTGAACTTATCTACGAGGGCAATGCAATGCTGATCGGCAGTGACACCTTGATTTACCGCCTGCTCTTTAATCTCAGCGAAAATGCGATACGCTATAACCGTCCGAACGGCAGCGTACATCTCTCCGTGCGCGAAGAGGCGGGCTGTATCGAAATTCGCGTTGCGGACAGCGGCACAGGAATACCGGCGCAGTATCGCGAGAGCATTTTTCAGCCCTTTTTCCGCGTGGATAAATCGCGGAGCCGTCAATACGGCGGCGCAGGGCTCGGCCTGGCCCTTGTGCGGGAGATTGTCTCGCTGCACGGCGCGGAGATTTGGGTGGAGGACAGCAGCGACAGGGGTACGACTATGGCGCTGCGATTTCCCAAAATGCGCAATGCAAGTCGTGAGTGCGGCGATAAAGGAGATACTGCCTGCAACCGCCCTTCCTCATCACACTGA
- a CDS encoding co-chaperone GroES codes for MKLVPLFDRVVLKKMVEEETTASGIVLPGQGDKEKPGQGEIIAVGPGGLVDGKEVKMQVKAGDKVLYSRYAGSDVELDGVKYVVIKQSDILAVME; via the coding sequence ATGAAGCTGGTACCGTTGTTTGACCGTGTCGTGCTGAAGAAGATGGTAGAGGAAGAGACCACCGCATCCGGAATCGTACTGCCGGGTCAGGGCGACAAGGAGAAGCCGGGTCAGGGTGAGATCATTGCAGTGGGTCCCGGCGGCCTTGTGGACGGCAAGGAAGTAAAGATGCAGGTTAAGGCAGGCGACAAGGTCCTTTACTCCAGATATGCGGGTTCCGATGTGGAGCTCGACGGCGTGAAGTATGTCGTCATCAAGCAGAGCGATATCCTTGCGGTAATGGAATAA
- a CDS encoding 4Fe-4S binding protein — MDRKWIQAAAALLTNIHLPNFLKGSIYQGKGKLACAPGLNCYSCPAASGSCPIGAFQAVVGSSKFSFSYYVTGILIFFGVLLGRFICGFLCPFGWFQELLNKLPGKKLSTKRLRPLTWIKYAVLLIMVVLLPALAVNDLGMGEPFFCKYLCPQGVLEGAIPLSIVNTGIRAALGKLFAWKFGILIGFILLSVFIYRPFCKWICPLGAFYALLNKVSLVGMRVDESRCITCGKCARACKMDVDVTKTPDHSECIRCGMCVDACPTGAVHFRCGFGAGKTIENKKMKINREEAK; from the coding sequence TTGGATAGAAAATGGATACAGGCGGCGGCCGCCTTGCTCACCAACATTCATCTGCCGAACTTTTTGAAGGGGAGCATCTATCAGGGCAAGGGAAAACTTGCCTGTGCGCCCGGTCTCAATTGCTATTCCTGTCCCGCTGCCTCGGGTTCCTGTCCGATCGGTGCGTTTCAGGCGGTCGTCGGGAGTTCTAAGTTCAGCTTTTCCTACTATGTGACAGGTATCCTGATCTTTTTCGGCGTGCTGCTTGGGCGCTTTATCTGCGGCTTTCTATGTCCCTTCGGCTGGTTTCAGGAGCTGCTCAATAAGTTGCCGGGGAAAAAGCTGTCGACCAAAAGGCTGCGTCCTCTCACTTGGATTAAATACGCGGTGCTGCTCATTATGGTCGTACTCCTGCCCGCACTTGCGGTCAATGATCTCGGCATGGGAGAGCCCTTTTTTTGTAAGTACCTCTGCCCGCAGGGTGTCCTTGAGGGAGCAATTCCGCTCTCTATCGTGAACACGGGGATACGCGCGGCGCTCGGCAAACTCTTTGCTTGGAAGTTCGGCATTTTGATTGGCTTTATCCTACTGAGCGTCTTCATCTACCGCCCGTTTTGCAAGTGGATATGCCCGCTCGGTGCTTTCTATGCCTTGCTGAACAAGGTCTCTCTGGTTGGCATGCGGGTGGATGAGAGCCGCTGCATTACCTGCGGAAAATGTGCGCGGGCCTGCAAGATGGATGTCGATGTCACAAAGACGCCGGATCACAGCGAGTGCATACGCTGCGGCATGTGTGTTGATGCCTGCCCGACCGGTGCGGTGCATTTCCGCTGCGGCTTCGGCGCAGGAAAAACAATCGAAAACAAAAAAATGAAAATCAATCGGGAGGAAGCAAAATGA